One Malus domestica chromosome 11, GDT2T_hap1 genomic region harbors:
- the LOC139189452 gene encoding uncharacterized mitochondrial protein AtMg00810-like encodes MNTVRVLLSVAINNAWPLFQMDVKNAFLHGELEEEVFMKLPLGHPQPKNPEMVCKLHKSIYGLKQSPRAWYAKLSHVLERVGFCRSNVDSSLFVRSSTSGKLVVLIYVDDLIVTGDNMSEISALKQYLNHKFAIKDLGILKYFLGIEMAHSHNGCFLNQRKYVIDLFREANMTDCKPARTPLNSKLQSHGDLIPNIEYYQRLVGKLIYLTITRSDITYAVSLVSQFMHAPSMDHMKIVHCVLRYLKGSIGRGILMCNNNHTHISGYTDADWAGNALDRKFITGLCTFVGGNLVTWKSKKQSVVARSSAEAEYRAMASTACELIWLKNMLLDLGFPHQQPMSLYCDNQAAMHITSNLVFHERTKHIEVDRHYVRNQVQSKVIDTHLFVVMINL; translated from the coding sequence ATGAACACTGTGAGGGTGCTGTTATCTGTTGCCATTAACAATGCATGGCCTCTAtttcaaatggatgttaaaaatgcttttctgcatggtgagcttgaagaagaagttttCATGAAACTGCCTCTAGGTCATCCTCAACCAAAAAATCCAGAAATGGTGTGCAAACTTCATAAATCCATTTATGGTCTCAAGCAAAGTCCACGTGCATGGTATGCTAAGCTCAGTCATGTTCTAGAAAGAGTTGGTTTCTGTCGGAGCAATGTTGATTCTTCCTTATTTGTGCGTTCAAGCACATCGGGTAAACTTGTGGTGCTTATTTACGTTGATGATCTCATTGTGACAGGTGATAATATGTCAGAGATTAGTGCTCTTAAACAATATCTTAATCACAAGTTTGCTATCAAAGATCTCGGCATTCTTAAATATTTTCTAGGGATCGAGATGGCACACTCTCACAATGGTTGTTTTCTAAATCAGCGCAAGTATGTTATTGATCTTTTTCGTGAGGCCAACATGACAGATTGTAAACCTGCTCGCACACCTTTGAATAGTAAGCTGCAATCTCACGGTGATCTCATTCCCAATATAGAGTACTATCAGAGATTGGTTGGTAAACTCATTTATCTAACTATTACTCGCTCTGATATAACATATGCTGTGAGTCTTGTTAGCCAGTTTATGCATGCTCCAAGCATGGATCACATGAAGATTGTTCATTGTGTGCTTCGATATCTGAAGGGCTCCATTGGTAGAGGGATTCTCATGTGCAACAATAATCACACTCATATCTCAGGAtatacagatgcagattgggcgGGGAACGCTCTCGATCGCAAGTTTATCACTGGTTTATGCACCTTTGTAGGAGGTAACCTAGTCAcctggaagagcaagaaacaaagcgTGGTTGCGCGCTCTAGTGCAGAAGCAGAATACCGTGCTATGGCTTCAACTGCTTGTGAACTTATTTGGCTCAAAAATATGTTATTGGACTTAGGGTTTCCTCATCAGCAACCTATGTCTCTCTACTGTGATAACCAAGCTGCGATGCACATAACATCAAATCTTGTCTTCCATGAGCGAACTAAACACATTGAAGTTGATCGCCACTATGTTCGAAATCAAGTGCAGTCCAAGGTGATTGATACACACTTATTTGTAGTCATGATCAACTTGTAG
- the LOC139189453 gene encoding uncharacterized protein: MALSKFSLQYVPQKAVKGQALDDFLAQHPSLYEFGGNDVEISMVATRDNYWTMYFDGSSTSISAGVGIVIQSPTHSRWYFSLKLDFYCTNNQAEYEAFIIGFGVLHDLWETHVLILGDSELVINQLNGTFHCMSCTLAPYHMVASYLAESFDSVTFKHIS; the protein is encoded by the coding sequence ATGGCTCTCTCTAAGTTCAGCTTGCAATATgtgccccagaaagctgtcaaaggccaaGCGTTGGACGATTTCTTGGCCCAACACCCTTCCCTGTACGAGTTCGGGGGCAATGACGTTGAAATCAGCATGGTAGCAACACGTGATAATTACTGGACaatgtattttgatggttctaGTACTTCAATCTCGGCTGGCGTTGGGATTGTTATTCAATCCCCCACTCATAGCCGctggtatttttctctcaagctcgATTTCTATTGTACGAATAATCAGGCTGAATACGAAGCCTTTATCATCGGCTTCGGTGTACTCCACGATTTGTGGGAGACTCATGTCCTTATTCTTGGTGACTCcgaacttgtaattaatcaacTCAATGGGACTTTTcattgcatgagttgtactctggcgccctaccacatggttgccagctatttggctgAGTCTTTCGACAGCGTTACTTTCAAACATATTTCATGA